The genomic region GCCCTGCTGGCGCAGCACCAGACGGTCAAACGACAGGCGGCGGCGCGTTTGGCGAAAGCGACGAAATAGTTCGCGCTTGCTTCTTTCGGGACGCTCTCCTCTTCCTTCCAACGGAAAGTATTGGGTCCCGGCGGCGAGACAGAAACGATGACACGCGCGCCAGACGACTCGGAACGCCGGAATATCTCCCCTCCACCCTCCACGGAACTGGAAGCATCGTCCCTTAAGGCGATCCTTGCGCATTCCGACGACGCGATTTTCTGCAAGACACTGGACAATATCGTCACCCTTTGGAGCCGCGGCGCCGAGCGCGTCTACGGCTACAGTTCCGAGGAGATGATTGGACAGTCCATCGATCGCCTGCTTCCCGCCGACCGCCCTAGCGAAACAAACGAGCTCATGGCGCGCGTCGCCGCCGGAGAACAGATCGAACACTTTGAGACGTTCCGGATGACACGTTCCGGAGCGCGTATTCCCATGCTTTTGAACTTGACGCCATTGCGGGACGCGGCGGGGCGCATTGTCGGCGCCGTGACCATTGCGCGCGACACATCGGCCGCGAAGCAGGCGGAAGCGAACGCGCGCGAAGCGGATGAGCGGCTGAAGCCCCTGGAAAAACAGGGGCGAGACCATACGGTCGTGCTGGACACGGCGAACCGGGTCGCCCTCGGGGTTTTGTCCCAGCTGACGGGCGTGGAGGCGCTTCGGCATATTGCCGGCGCCGCGCGGACATTGGCCGGGGCGCGCTACGCGGCGATCGGCGTGGCGCGCTTGGACGGGAAAGGTCTGTCGGAGTTCGTGACCGTCGGGCTGTCGCCGGAGGATGAAGCGCGGCTCGGCCAGCGGCCGGACGGGCTTGGCGTTTTAGGACATTTGCTGCATCGCTGCGAGCCGCTGCGAATCGATTCCCTGGCGTCTCATCCTTCCTCGGTCGGCTTTCCGCCAAACCATCCGCCCATGGAGAGCTTTTTGGGCGTGCCGATCTGCCGTGGCGACGCCGTGGTGGGAAGCCTCTACCTGACCAACAAGGAAGGCGGCGGCGCATTTACCGAAGCCGACGAAATCGCGGTGCAGGCGCTGGGCGCGTATGCGGCGGTGGCGATCAATAGCCTGGAGATGATCGCGCGGCAGCGCGGTCTGGTGCGTGGATTGATCGCCGCTCAGGAGGATGAGCGGCGGGCTGTCGCTTACGATCTGCATGACGGCCTGACTCAGTACGTGATGGCCTCCCAGGCGCATCTGGAATCGTTTCGCCAGGCCAAGGCGGGGGGCGAAACGGAAAGAGCGGAACGCGAGTTGGATCAAGGGCTCGGATATCTGAAGGACGCGGTCAGTGAATCGCGGCGCATGGTGAACGGCCTGCGCTCGCTCGCGTTAGACGATCTGGGATTGGCGGGCGCATTGGAGCAGCATCTTGGAGAAGAAAAAGTCCGGGCTGGATGGGCGCAGGCGGAGTTCGTGCACAACATTGCGGGGCGCCGGTTCGACCAGACGCTGGAGACCGCTGTGTACCGAGTGGCGCAGGAAGCGCTGACGAACGCCCGCAAACACGCACAGGCGCGGCGTGTCCGATTATTGCTGCTGTTAGAAGAGGATGGCGCGGGCGGCGCGGCGCGGCTGAGTCTGGAGGTGCGCGACTGGGGGCGGGGCTTTGTCCCGGAAAAGATCGCCGCCGACGCCGGGCGCGTCGGGCTGCACAGTATGTCGGAGCGCGTCGGCCTCTTGAACGGTGTCTACCAGCTTGTCGCCTCGCCCGGCGAGGGATCCACCGTGCGCGCGCGCTTTCCGCTGGTCGAGGCGCAGGGCGGCGAAGACGAGACGCGGGTGGATTCCGATCCTCTGAAGACGCCGCTGTCGTTTGTGGCGGCCACTGCGGGACAGGAATCCCAGGAGCTCCGGGAGCTGAACAGCGAAATGCGTCAGATCAACGAACAGCTTTTGATCAACGCATTGAAGCAGCAAGCGCTCGCCGACAAGAGCCGCGCCGGCGCCGCCAGGCGGCAAGACATGGGTTTGCATCGAATACGCCCCTTTCGACGTATCCGTCTTCTCTGAAAAACAAGAAACGAAGAATGCGATGGACGAATGCGATGAATAATGCGCCCACTCTCAAACCTCCAAGCGCGCCGATGGTGGATGTGATGCTCGTGGACGACCACGCGATCTGGCGCGGCGGCGTGCGCAGCATGCTGGAGGGAAGCGAGTTCCGCGTGGTGTCCGAGGCGGCTTCGGGGCGCGAAGCGCTGGAAGCCGCCTGCCGGACGCGCCCTCGGCTGATCCTTCTGGACATCCGAATGGCGGGCGGCGATGGGCTGGACGCGCTCCAGTCCCTGAAAAGGGATTTGCCGAGCGCGGCCGTGATCATGCTGACGACTTATGACAACCCAACCTATATGGCCCGCGCGGTGGCGGGCGGGGCCGCCGGATATCTGCTCAAGGGGGTTGATCTTGCCGATCTGCTCTGCGCTCTGCGCGCCGTCACGAAGGGAGAAATGCTGCTCCTGCCCGAGGATCTGACGCGCGCCCTGCGCGATCTCCGTCCCGACTCCGCCGGCGCGGAAGATCTGATCGAGCCGCTGACAAAGCGGGAGGAAGAGGTCTTGCGCCTCGTGGCGACCGGGCTGCCAAATCGTCAGATCGGGACCATCCTTTTCATCGCGGAGAGCACGGTGAAGTCGCATGTCGAGCATATTATCGGCAAACTGGGCGTCTCCGATCGTGTCCAGGCCGCCGTTTGGGCCGCGCGGCATGGCGTGATGGAAACGCCTTGACCGGCACAACCGGCCATTTCGCGGATTGTTTGTTCCGCGCCACTCGCCTATACTAAGCCTCATTATCGGTCCGCAAGTTTTCCGTTTTGCGCCGTAAATTGAGGAACGCCATGTTCAGCCATATCCTGTTAGCTACCGACGGCTCGGAGCACGCGCGCCGCGCCGCGGCTGCCGCCGTCGCGCTCGCCAAGAAGTTTGGAGCGCGGCTCACCCTCGTAAACGTTTATCCGCCTCCACACGTGTTTGAGCCGACTGACGAAACACATGACGCCCACACACTGGGATTAAGAGAAGTGCGTCAGAACATGGCGCTGAGCTGCGCGGAACAGATCGCCGATGAGGCGGGAATCGTGCGCCAGAGCCTTCGCGAGCAGGGGCACTGTGTGGAATTGATCGTGAAGACGGCCAAGCAAACGGGCGCCGACCTGATCGTGATCGGTAGTCGAGGGCTGGGGGATATTGGGTCGTTTCTTCTCGGGAGCGTCTCCGACGGAGTGCTGCATCACGCACACTGTCCCGTCCTGATCGTTCGAACTCCCAGCACATTCCACCAAGACACCCGATTTCAAAATATTCTTCTGGCCTCGGATGGATCCGATTGCGCCGTCAAGAGCGCCGAAGCAGCCGTCGCGATCGCGAAACAGTTCGAGTCCCGCCTCACGATCGTCAACGTTTACCAGCCGCCGGTCTACACGGACCCGTACGGCGGCAGCATTATTTGTGATAGCGAGCAAAAGTATATTGTCGATTTCCAAAACGAAGCGATCCGCGCCGCCGGCCAAATCGCCGAAAAATACGGAGCGCCTTATTGCGGCCGCAAGGAGATCGGCAATACGGCCGCTGTCATTGTGGACGCGGCCGAACAGGAGCACTGTGATTTGATCGTCTTAGGGAGTCGGGGACTGGGCGGTGTCCAGTCGTTCCTGCTCGGCAGTATCTCCAGACGTATCGCTCACTATGCCCACTGCCCTGTGCTCGTCGTGAAGTGAAAACCTTGGACAGGGGATTCGGCCTCTGAAAATGAGAAGATGTGAAGATGATGATAGCCATCACGGAGGACGGGGTGAAAATCTTGTGTGACAGCGACAACTGCAAGGCGACGGCCGACGCCCCGGTCGCTCTGCACCCGGCGCTCAGCAATAGTCTCTCGGCCGTGCAGCCTATTGACGGCTGGCTTTTCGCGGCCAGCGTCGGCGGAGTCTGGCGGCACTACTGTCCCGACTGCCAGGCGCTGCACCTGGAAGGCCTGCGCGAACAGGCGGCGTATTGATTGCGCGAATTCACCAAGGACAAAACAATGAGTATTTACTTTTTTGAAACCGATCAGCAGCAGCAAACCTATCTTACGGAGCGTCTTCCGGACGAAACGCTGAACTTCTGTTCGGAGCCGCTGAAGACTGCGGCGCAGGCTCGCGATATGTTCGACGCCGAGATCATTTCTCCGTTCGTACATTCGCATGTGAGCGCCGATGTTCTGGACGCGCTGCCGAGCCTCAAGATGATCGCGACACGCTCCACTGGCTTTGACCATATCAATGCGCCATGCGCGGAGTCGCGGGGAATCCCCGTTTGCAACGTCCCGACCTATGGCGAAAATACCGTCGCCGAACATACCTTCGCGCTGATCCTGGCGCTGTCCCGAAACCTGCACAAAGCGTATATGCAGACTTCCGCCGGCAACTTTTCGCTGACGGGACTGCAAGGCTTCGACCTCCAGGGCAAAATCTTGGGCGTGGTCGGCCTCGGCGGCGTCGGCCGATATGTGGCGCAGATCGCGCGAGGCTTTGGAATGATTGTGCTCGCCTGCGATCCCGTGGAGGACAGTGAGAAAGCGGAGCGGTTTGGTTATACTTACACGACGCTGCCTGACCTGCTGGGGCGCTCGGATATCGTAACCTTGCATGCTCCACTCACATCCGAAACGCGTGGCATGATCGGATCGGAAAATCTTTCCCTCTTCAAACGCGGCGCGTTTCTCATTAACACCGCGCGCGGAGAGCTGGTGGACACCGAGGCCCTGGTGCGCGCTCTCGACGATGGGATCCTGCGCGGCGCGGGCCTGGATGTGATTGCAGGCGAGGAAGTGTTCAGCGAGGAGCGCCAGCTTCTCCTGAATCCGAACGCGACGGCGGGAAGTCTGAAGACGGCCCTTACCAACCTTTCGCTTCTGCGGCGGCCGGATCTCATCATCACGCCGCATATTGCCTTCGACAGCTTGGAGGCGATTGAAAGACTGATGATTACGACCGTCGCCAATATCCAGGCGTTTCGACGCGGCTCACCGCAAAATGTCGTGCACGGTTAACTCATCCATTCCGTCTGGCGACATTGTCGCGGGAGGCCCATCATGCCAAAGTCAGCAGCCAGCTCTACCGGAGATGACACGTCGATATTTCTCGCGGGTCATCGGGCGCCGGCGGGAGTTTATCGTCTTGTGGGGACACATCGAGAGGTGCGACTGGACCAGGACGATATCTTGCCGGCGACCAATGACGGCCACGTCGCTGTCTACGAACCTCTCGCCCAGACCTGGGCGGATCTGCGCAGTGTGGACGAACCCGCTTGACGTTCGCGCCGGCGCGGATTCGTGAGGGATCGTCACGGATTTTGTTTCCGCCCGTGCGGAGGAGTAGCAATCGGCTTTGCAAATCAAATTGAGGAAAACCGGAGCGGCAGCCAGTGGTTCCGAAACCTACACGCTGCGTACTCTGGCGGCGCGCGCGCGGGCTGAGGAAGCGATTCGGTTGTCCCAGGCCCGCACCGCAGAAGTGCTGGAGAGTATCGGCGACGCGTTTTACGCCGTGGACAGCGAATTTCGGTTCACCTACGTCAACGGGAAGGCGGAGCAGCTCTGGGGCGTCCCGCGCGCGGATCTGCTGGGCGTGCGGATACAGGACGCGTTTCCACGGTTCGTGGGCAGCCCCTCGTTCGCGCGGATACTGCAATCCATGAAGGAGCGGGCGCCCTGCCACTTCGAGACTCTCTCGGCCACGCTTGGCAAGTGGATCGAGATCAGCGTTTATCCGAGCGGCGACGGCCTTTCCATTTACTACCGCGACATTAGCGGCCGGAAAGCGGCCGAGGATATTCAGCGGGAAATTGAGCTGCGTTTTCGCCAGATGGCGGACACGGTTCCGAATATCCTGTGGACGGCGCGGCCAGACGGCAGCCGCGACTACTACAACCAGCGCTGGTATGACTATACAGGGCTGACGGAGGCGCAGACGCATGAGTGGGCCTGGCTGGCCGTCGTCCATCCGGAGGATGCGCCGAGGATGGCCGCCTCCTATCGGGCCGCAGTAGGGCGGGGAGTGGAGTACGCCGATGAATTCCGTTTGAGGCGGTCGAACGGCGAATACGTCTGGCACATGGCGCGGGGCGCGCCGATCAAAAACGAGGATGGCGACGTGATCCGGTGGGTGGGCGCCTGCTCCGATATTACGGCGCACAAGCAAGCCGAGCAGCTTCAGGCGGTGTTGTTCCAGCGCGAGCACACGATCGCGCTGCAGCTCCAAGACGCGCTTCAGCGCCCCGTGCCGATGGACACTCCCGGAATCGCCGTGCATACGTTTTACGAAGCCGCGCTGCTCGAAGAGGCTGGCGTCGGCGGCGATTTCTACGATGTCTACGCGCTGAATGAAGTCTGCACCGCGCTGGTGCTCGGCGACGTATCCGGTAAGGGGCTGAAGGCGGCCGCGCAGGTGGCGACTGTCCGAAACATGCTCCGGGCTTTTCTGTACTCCAAGCCCACGGTGGCGGAGGCGGTCGACGATTTGAACGTCGCGCTCGCCGAAAACAACCTGCTCGACGGTTTTGCAACGCTGTTCGTGGGCGCCTACGACAGCCGCTCCCGGATATTGAAGTACGTCAACTGCGGACAGGAGCCGGCGCTGCTCCTACGCGCGTCAACGGGGACGGTGGAACGATTGCCGCCGACCGGGCCTATTGTCGGCTGCATGAACGATGGAAGTTATCAGGAATTGACGATGACGCTTGCGCCGGGCGATGCGCTGGTGATCTTCTCGGATGGATTGACGGAGGTCGGGCCGTCTCGCCGGAACATGCTGGGCGTGGAAGGGGTGACCGCGCTGCTGAGCGAAGCGAATTCCTCTGAGAACACGGAGCGCGGGGCGGAGAAGTCGGAGGCCCTGGTTCGGCGCATGATTTCCGGGGTAAATAATGCTGCAATGGGCGGCGTCATGCGTGATGATGTGTGTTTGCTGGTGGCGGTCGTTACATAATCGGGCTTCCGTAAAAATGGGTGTTTCTCGTATCAATAATGGTATACTGCAACTGTCGTTTACCTCATAATACGCCGAACTCTTAAGACGGCGTCCTCTCATTTTCACACACGTATTTTTATGCGCGGCAATGTTGATTCACCGGTCACCTCGCAGTGTCAATCGAATCGTTCAATTCACAAGTAATATAGAGGTTTTCGCATCTTGCTAAGATGCGTTAATCAACCAACCAGGCATCGAGTGTCTTGTCAGACATTGCGAGACCGATCAAACATCAACCGTCTTAGCATACATTTTGGGGGCTGGACAGGAAGCGATTGAATGGAGCAGGAAACACCATCACCTAAAGACCTCGCTCTGCTCTTTGTTCTGAACGAGCAGGCAGCCGGCTCCCTTTCGGCGGGACTCCATGACGCGATACAGCGAACATTCGAGAAGCTGAATGCGCACCTTTCCAAACGACTGGGCTCCGGCGGATACCATGCGCTTTTGAAGCGCGCGTTCGTGCTTGCCGCCGCCGAACATCCCAAACTATCAATGGCGCAAGTGGGGGATCACGGAAAACTGGAAGGACTCGATGCAGCCTTTTCAGACCACGAATCCGCCGAGTTAACCGAGGCCTGCGTGGCGATACTGGCGTGTCTCATCGATTTGCTCGACATGTTCATTGGAAGAAAGCTGCGGATGCGGATGCTGAATGACGTATGGCCCAGTGCGGCCCTGACCGGCAAAGACGGACCAGAGGGAGAGAGTCATGGATAGTAGTCAGAGCCGTGTGAGGATCAACGTATTGCCGACCGGAGCGCCGGACCTGGACATTGTGCTGGGCGGGGGCATTCCCGAGTATTCATTCAATGTCATCGCCGGCGCTCCCGGTTCCGGCAAGACCACGCTCGCCCATCAGATCGTGTTCGCCAACGCATCGGCGGACCGGCCCTCGCTGTACTTTACGGTGCTGGGAGAACCGGCGCTGAAGATGCTTCGGTACCAGCAGAACTACAGCTTTTTCAAGCCGGACATGGTGGAAAGCGAAATTCGATTTATCAACCTCAGCGACGAGGTGCTCTCCGGCGATCTCGGCTCCGTGCTCGACCGGATCGTGCGCGAGGTGGAAGCGAGTAATCCCCGGATTGTCGTCGTGGACTCCTTCCGGACGGTGCTTCGCAGGCAGGGGGAGCCGGCGACGGCGGAGGGGGAGCTCCAGGGGTTCGTTCAGCGTCTCGCTCTTTATCTCACGAGCTGGCAGGCGACGACATTTCTGGTGGGCGAGTATATGGTCGAAGAGATCCGCGACAATCCCGTTTTTACGGTGGCGGACGGTCTGCTGTGGCTGAGCCAGAGCGTGGAGCGGAACTCCGTGGTGCGCAAGCTCCAGGTCATCAAGCTGCGCGGACAGGCGTCGCTACCAGGGCTGCATACCTTTCGGATTACCGAACATGGGCTTCAGGTCTTTCCGCGCACCTTCAGCCTCGTCAACAAGCATGCGCGTAACCCGCACGCCCCACGCCTCTTCACCGGCGTCGCCGGCTTGGATGAGATGATGGGCGGCGGCGTCCCGGCGGGCGATTCCGTGATTGTGGCGGGACCGTCCGGCTCCGGAAAGTCGGCGCTGGCGACCCAATTTATCGCGGAGGGAATTCGTCTTGGAGAACCCGGCGTCATCGCCGTCTTCGAAGAGCGCCCGGAAGACTATGTTTCGCGATCCGACAATCTTGGAATGAACCTGCAAGCAGGGATCGACGCCGGGCTGCTGAAGGTCCTGTACCTGCGCCCGCTCGATCTGTCGGTCGACGAAACGCTGCGCGAGATTCTCGATACGGTTGCGTCGATCGACGCCCGCCGGGTCGTGATCGATTCCATGAACGGATTTGAGATGGCGCTGGCTCCGGCGTTTCGCGAGGATTTCCGCGAGTCGCTTTACCGTATGGTCGGCGCGCTCAAGGGAATCGGCGTGACGATCATGACGACGGTGGAAGTCGTGACCTCCTTCACGGACCTGCGATTCACGCCGCATGGCATCTCATTTCTGACGGACGATATCATCCTGCTGCGCTATATTGAAATCGAGAGCCAACTGCGCAAGATCGCCACGGTCGTCAAGATGCGCGGCGGACCGCACAGCAAAGACATTCGTGAGTACGACATCACAAGCAAGGGAATGGTGATCGGCGAGCGTCTGACGGAGTATCGGCATTTGATTACCGGGACACCGGATAGGACGGAGTAATGAACGCCACCCAAAGCATGATCGAGCACTCTCCGCTGGCGATGGCCACCACGGAAGGGCCGTCGCACGTCCTGCGGTCGGTCAATCCGGCCTTCTGCTCGCTCCATGGAAAACAGCCGGACGAGATGATCGGGCATCCGGTCGCCTTGGCGATTTCCGGCGCGGGCGTCGAGAGCGTTCTGGTGCTGCTGGACCGTGTCTATGACGGCGATCACGGCGGAGCCGTCCACCGACCGCACTATACCGATCCCATTCTCGGATCCGCGCCCAGTCTCAAGTATCATTCTTATATGGCGTGGAAACTGCCCCCAGGGGAAAGCAACTCCCAGGGGCTGGTCATCCAGGTGACTGAGATCGCCGAGTCTTCGCTCGCCACCGAGTTGTTTGAACTGGCGACCACGGAAATCCGCGAGCTGAACGACGACATGCGGCAGGTCAACGAGCAGCTAATTATCAGCGCGCTGGAGCAGCACGCGGCCGCCGATCGAAACCGGGCGATTGCCGAAGCCCTTCAGTATTCGATGCTATGGGAGCATTCCGAGAAATCGTTTCACGATCTGAGGGTGGCGGTGTTCTATGAGCCGGCAATGGACGATGCGCTGGTGGGAGGCGATCTGTTCGACGCCTTCCGGCTGCACAATGGATCGGTCATGCTCATCGTCGGCGATGTGACGGGCAAGGGGCTGCGGGCGGCGGCGCGCACCGTCGAGATTCGTTTCGCGCTTCGCGCATTCTCACAGGACTATATCGATCCTGGCGACATGGTAAGACGCCTCAATGAGTTTATCTGTGATTTTCACTTCGACGCGGATGATCTGGGCAATGCTCTCGTAGTGCTCTCGCTGATCGTCATCGATCCCGTGACCGGCGAAGTGCAGGCGGCCTCCGCCGGCGCCGAGCCGCCGATGGTGCTTCGCGCCTCCGGGGCTATGGAGGAAGTCACGGTTTCGGGCCTCATCCTTGGCATCGATCATAACGCGGCCTATCCCACGACGAAACTCCTGCTCAATGACGGCGACCTGCTCATGATGACCACGGACGGGATTACGGAAACGCGCCGCGGCATGGACTTCTTCGGATCGGAGCGCCTGCTCCAAACGGCGAAAAATGTGCTGGAAGAAGTCAATCTCATGGGCGTTGGAACCTCGATCCTGGACGCGGCCCGCGCCCACGGGGGAGGACGGTTCATGGACGATGTCTGCCTCCTCCTGGCGCGGCGCGACCGCATTATGTCCAATCCCGTTCAATTGCAATTCTACGACGACGCCGTATAATCGGCTCCGGTCCATCGCGATGCTTTATGTTGCCGCCTGCCGGCGGCGCAGCGTGCGCAGGGCTCTCAACGTATTCCATCGGCTGTCGCCGCCCATCTTTTCCATTTCAAAGAGAACCACGCCAGGGATCCGTTTTTCCACTGGCCAGCGGCCGCTCGGGCGCTGGCGGCTGACGAGCAGGGCGATGGGATCTTGAAGTCTGGTGTCTGCAATGGCGGGGTGGGCGCGCAGGTAATCCAGGCCGCGCAGCATGGTGTAATGCCAGTGGGACGGGAAGGTCAGGTCGGTAAATCGCTCGTGGATGATCTCGCCGGTCCGGTCAGACCGATACATTTGATGCGCAAGCATCAACTCAATGGCCCGCAATTCACTCCGGCGAAACTCCTGCGCCGGCACAATGTCTGCATCCGACGCTGCTTGGAGACCTTCCAGGACATTGAACGTCGTATGGAACGAGCTATGGCGAGTTTGCGGGTAACGGCGCATTCGGCAGTTCCACCCGCCGTCCGGCATCTGCATACGCAGGATTCCGTTCGCCAGGGGCGGTAGCCGCGCGTCGTCCGGGCAAAAATAAGCGCCGATGCGCAGCCAGAAGCCAAGGTGGCATAGGTCGATACGGGTTTGCAGCCAGGAATCGTCATTTGCCTGCTTGGTCGTCAAATTTCGATCGATGAATGCGCGTGCGCTGTCACGAGCTCCGGAATGATCGGGAGGCATGCCGCAGTCCATCAGCGTCAGCAGCGTCCATACGGTATCGGTCCAGCGCCCCGCCGGCCATTCGCCGTTCGGGAGCTGATTTGCAAGAAACTGCGCGCCCCAGCCCTCAAGCGCGACCCGCCCGCGCTCCGCGCGCCACTCATCCTCCGTGCAGCCGCATAGATCGCGCATGGTTTGCCATCGAATGACCGGGTCGCCGGCCATCAGCCAATGGATCACCTCAGGCGTTACCGGCTCGCTCACTCACGATTCTCCAATAATTCGGCCAGCTTCTTCGGCGCAACCGTGCGATAGGCGTCGGCGACGATCTTCGCGATTTCGTCCCAGTCGACCGGGATGTCCAGCCATACGCCTATCCATCCTCGGCAGCCGACATAGGGAGGCGAGAAGAAACGCGTCGGCTCCGCCTGCACCATTGCGTCCTGCGCGCCCATGGGCGCGGCGCACCAGAATGCGACGCGATCGTCGTGATGGTGATCCGCATACATCATAAACATCTTCTTGTCGCGTATGAACCATGCCGCTTCCCCATGGCTGGGGCGCTCGTTGGTTTCCGGCAGCGATAAACATAGTCGCCGCAGCAGATC from Capsulimonas corticalis harbors:
- a CDS encoding sensor histidine kinase, with protein sequence MTRAPDDSERRNISPPPSTELEASSLKAILAHSDDAIFCKTLDNIVTLWSRGAERVYGYSSEEMIGQSIDRLLPADRPSETNELMARVAAGEQIEHFETFRMTRSGARIPMLLNLTPLRDAAGRIVGAVTIARDTSAAKQAEANAREADERLKPLEKQGRDHTVVLDTANRVALGVLSQLTGVEALRHIAGAARTLAGARYAAIGVARLDGKGLSEFVTVGLSPEDEARLGQRPDGLGVLGHLLHRCEPLRIDSLASHPSSVGFPPNHPPMESFLGVPICRGDAVVGSLYLTNKEGGGAFTEADEIAVQALGAYAAVAINSLEMIARQRGLVRGLIAAQEDERRAVAYDLHDGLTQYVMASQAHLESFRQAKAGGETERAERELDQGLGYLKDAVSESRRMVNGLRSLALDDLGLAGALEQHLGEEKVRAGWAQAEFVHNIAGRRFDQTLETAVYRVAQEALTNARKHAQARRVRLLLLLEEDGAGGAARLSLEVRDWGRGFVPEKIAADAGRVGLHSMSERVGLLNGVYQLVASPGEGSTVRARFPLVEAQGGEDETRVDSDPLKTPLSFVAATAGQESQELRELNSEMRQINEQLLINALKQQALADKSRAGAARRQDMGLHRIRPFRRIRLL
- a CDS encoding response regulator encodes the protein MRWTNAMNNAPTLKPPSAPMVDVMLVDDHAIWRGGVRSMLEGSEFRVVSEAASGREALEAACRTRPRLILLDIRMAGGDGLDALQSLKRDLPSAAVIMLTTYDNPTYMARAVAGGAAGYLLKGVDLADLLCALRAVTKGEMLLLPEDLTRALRDLRPDSAGAEDLIEPLTKREEEVLRLVATGLPNRQIGTILFIAESTVKSHVEHIIGKLGVSDRVQAAVWAARHGVMETP
- a CDS encoding universal stress protein; amino-acid sequence: MFSHILLATDGSEHARRAAAAAVALAKKFGARLTLVNVYPPPHVFEPTDETHDAHTLGLREVRQNMALSCAEQIADEAGIVRQSLREQGHCVELIVKTAKQTGADLIVIGSRGLGDIGSFLLGSVSDGVLHHAHCPVLIVRTPSTFHQDTRFQNILLASDGSDCAVKSAEAAVAIAKQFESRLTIVNVYQPPVYTDPYGGSIICDSEQKYIVDFQNEAIRAAGQIAEKYGAPYCGRKEIGNTAAVIVDAAEQEHCDLIVLGSRGLGGVQSFLLGSISRRIAHYAHCPVLVVK
- a CDS encoding NAD(P)-dependent oxidoreductase encodes the protein MSIYFFETDQQQQTYLTERLPDETLNFCSEPLKTAAQARDMFDAEIISPFVHSHVSADVLDALPSLKMIATRSTGFDHINAPCAESRGIPVCNVPTYGENTVAEHTFALILALSRNLHKAYMQTSAGNFSLTGLQGFDLQGKILGVVGLGGVGRYVAQIARGFGMIVLACDPVEDSEKAERFGYTYTTLPDLLGRSDIVTLHAPLTSETRGMIGSENLSLFKRGAFLINTARGELVDTEALVRALDDGILRGAGLDVIAGEEVFSEERQLLLNPNATAGSLKTALTNLSLLRRPDLIITPHIAFDSLEAIERLMITTVANIQAFRRGSPQNVVHG
- a CDS encoding SpoIIE family protein phosphatase; the protein is MQIKLRKTGAAASGSETYTLRTLAARARAEEAIRLSQARTAEVLESIGDAFYAVDSEFRFTYVNGKAEQLWGVPRADLLGVRIQDAFPRFVGSPSFARILQSMKERAPCHFETLSATLGKWIEISVYPSGDGLSIYYRDISGRKAAEDIQREIELRFRQMADTVPNILWTARPDGSRDYYNQRWYDYTGLTEAQTHEWAWLAVVHPEDAPRMAASYRAAVGRGVEYADEFRLRRSNGEYVWHMARGAPIKNEDGDVIRWVGACSDITAHKQAEQLQAVLFQREHTIALQLQDALQRPVPMDTPGIAVHTFYEAALLEEAGVGGDFYDVYALNEVCTALVLGDVSGKGLKAAAQVATVRNMLRAFLYSKPTVAEAVDDLNVALAENNLLDGFATLFVGAYDSRSRILKYVNCGQEPALLLRASTGTVERLPPTGPIVGCMNDGSYQELTMTLAPGDALVIFSDGLTEVGPSRRNMLGVEGVTALLSEANSSENTERGAEKSEALVRRMISGVNNAAMGGVMRDDVCLLVAVVT
- a CDS encoding ATPase domain-containing protein, which codes for MDSSQSRVRINVLPTGAPDLDIVLGGGIPEYSFNVIAGAPGSGKTTLAHQIVFANASADRPSLYFTVLGEPALKMLRYQQNYSFFKPDMVESEIRFINLSDEVLSGDLGSVLDRIVREVEASNPRIVVVDSFRTVLRRQGEPATAEGELQGFVQRLALYLTSWQATTFLVGEYMVEEIRDNPVFTVADGLLWLSQSVERNSVVRKLQVIKLRGQASLPGLHTFRITEHGLQVFPRTFSLVNKHARNPHAPRLFTGVAGLDEMMGGGVPAGDSVIVAGPSGSGKSALATQFIAEGIRLGEPGVIAVFEERPEDYVSRSDNLGMNLQAGIDAGLLKVLYLRPLDLSVDETLREILDTVASIDARRVVIDSMNGFEMALAPAFREDFRESLYRMVGALKGIGVTIMTTVEVVTSFTDLRFTPHGISFLTDDIILLRYIEIESQLRKIATVVKMRGGPHSKDIREYDITSKGMVIGERLTEYRHLITGTPDRTE
- a CDS encoding SpoIIE family protein phosphatase, with amino-acid sequence MNATQSMIEHSPLAMATTEGPSHVLRSVNPAFCSLHGKQPDEMIGHPVALAISGAGVESVLVLLDRVYDGDHGGAVHRPHYTDPILGSAPSLKYHSYMAWKLPPGESNSQGLVIQVTEIAESSLATELFELATTEIRELNDDMRQVNEQLIISALEQHAAADRNRAIAEALQYSMLWEHSEKSFHDLRVAVFYEPAMDDALVGGDLFDAFRLHNGSVMLIVGDVTGKGLRAAARTVEIRFALRAFSQDYIDPGDMVRRLNEFICDFHFDADDLGNALVVLSLIVIDPVTGEVQAASAGAEPPMVLRASGAMEEVTVSGLILGIDHNAAYPTTKLLLNDGDLLMMTTDGITETRRGMDFFGSERLLQTAKNVLEEVNLMGVGTSILDAARAHGGGRFMDDVCLLLARRDRIMSNPVQLQFYDDAV
- a CDS encoding MmcQ/YjbR family DNA-binding protein yields the protein MQANNPLDLLRRLCLSLPETNERPSHGEAAWFIRDKKMFMMYADHHHDDRVAFWCAAPMGAQDAMVQAEPTRFFSPPYVGCRGWIGVWLDIPVDWDEIAKIVADAYRTVAPKKLAELLENRE